Proteins from a single region of Streptomyces glaucescens:
- a CDS encoding WhiB family transcriptional regulator: MPDDRSFRDREADTWAGNVARKWLREAACVGEDPELFFPPAELETDPQVARARAVCRRCRVLLDCRSWAIEQGEDAGIWGATTARQRRAISREMRRVAAPR, encoded by the coding sequence GTGCCCGATGACCGCTCGTTCCGTGACCGTGAGGCCGACACCTGGGCGGGGAACGTCGCTCGGAAGTGGCTGCGGGAAGCCGCCTGCGTAGGCGAAGATCCCGAGCTGTTCTTCCCGCCGGCCGAGCTGGAGACCGATCCCCAGGTCGCCCGGGCCCGCGCGGTGTGCCGCAGGTGCCGCGTCCTCCTCGACTGCCGCTCCTGGGCGATCGAGCAGGGTGAGGACGCCGGCATCTGGGGCGCCACCACCGCCAGACAGCGCCGCGCCATCAGCCGGGAGATGCGCCGGGTCGCGGCCCCGCGCTGA